The following are encoded in a window of Roseimaritima ulvae genomic DNA:
- a CDS encoding AsmA-like C-terminal region-containing protein: MPRWRGALASGSIRSVRFQFSIGFSNGMEADGSTTTSPPANSAAAPPRRRPRRRWRWFLITAALLALIVRSMLPETLGEQARRSIESKLAAHYSHLDIRIAGGRYVPGTGLVLDDIVVAAPLGTGGSTPLLRVARVVAETDLDWRRVGEGEFPMTAKRMVVSGVEANLWTDTDEKFSIEQLLPLPKLGPGCPLIVVHDARVRLIHDPREPARSLQWHHIEARITKSAAETGGPIEHHVEAVATSSECQQLSVQAVGGSAGWTVKGVATELRLESARLDRLPRRFDKLSAALRGLDCIGNARFTIRTQPQQPVQWQVHGNIDDGRFEHPHLALTAQKISGQFSLSHQGARFEDVQAYVDGALFRGDATLAELRWPCELHCNLAASNLLLDQRLRAALPLSMRMQWDRLQPSGLVDVSAAFTHQANRWSTSATVQSKGVNVRFDRFPYPVRNLNGTIQFDDGVVRCKELFGTVDGQPMQCQMRLAPRGSGVPQWFRMSVDGSIAINDALVGALTPRNELPSKLETFVRSLSPSGGVRVAGAELQIDPQGNKSQRIDLRFEDAQLRYDGFPYPLYGVHGQVLVEDDTTRLVNFVAENGDTASIACDGTYRTTPEGGELGLQFVGRSVPLDRTLRAALPASSQLTWDALAPVGVLEQISVAVTKTPEHAEPELQIAASLGAAPGVSHNTVSVRPNALPYRMDLVAGKVLYADGQVRLEQLDGRHDGTRLAANGTCVEAKDGRWRLDMNVLSGSRMTVDAELISSLPPEVQGVCQRLQLRGPLGLRGTTSLLLPNDEFPQPESRFDLSIQLEGNRIGDVGPVRDIRGELSIRGLQNVEGVTADGTAQLDSMHYQDIQLTGVHGPFAIRGDQLLLGAINPALPDGQNFQPLAGNVFGGQFTLSGTLGLATSQYDVFASLANADVPALLSEFQQPQSGMTGRVSGEVQLEGALGATHLLKGVGQAKLSGANLYQLPQIVQLLTQLRVTPGEDVAFTDGKTQFTLSGDQIAFSQLQLWGDLVALHGSGTVSRMRDVDLTFNTRVSPQNSWSRLIRPLDSQRYTLWTINVQGPIDAPNIERRTLDGVSETLERLFPGMGLDNISQKARSTFGKTR, translated from the coding sequence GTGCCCCGATGGCGCGGTGCGTTGGCGAGTGGCTCCATTCGCAGCGTTCGTTTTCAGTTTTCGATTGGGTTCAGCAACGGCATGGAAGCCGACGGCTCTACGACGACATCGCCCCCGGCAAACTCGGCCGCCGCGCCGCCGCGACGTCGCCCTCGTCGGCGCTGGCGTTGGTTTCTGATCACCGCTGCGCTGTTGGCGTTGATCGTCCGCAGCATGTTGCCCGAGACGCTCGGTGAGCAGGCGCGGCGATCGATCGAAAGCAAGTTGGCAGCGCATTATTCCCACCTGGACATCCGCATCGCTGGCGGCCGCTATGTACCCGGCACCGGATTGGTATTGGATGACATCGTGGTAGCCGCTCCGCTGGGAACGGGCGGTTCGACGCCGCTGCTGCGTGTAGCTCGCGTGGTCGCCGAAACCGACCTCGATTGGCGGCGGGTGGGCGAGGGCGAGTTCCCGATGACCGCCAAGCGAATGGTCGTCAGCGGAGTGGAGGCCAATTTGTGGACCGATACCGACGAAAAATTTTCGATCGAACAATTGCTGCCGCTGCCCAAGCTGGGGCCCGGTTGCCCGTTGATCGTCGTCCACGACGCCCGCGTGCGATTGATCCATGATCCGCGAGAACCGGCCCGGTCGCTGCAGTGGCATCACATCGAAGCCCGAATAACCAAGTCTGCCGCAGAGACCGGGGGGCCGATCGAACATCACGTCGAAGCCGTGGCGACCAGCAGTGAGTGCCAGCAGTTGAGCGTGCAGGCGGTCGGTGGTTCGGCGGGCTGGACGGTTAAGGGAGTTGCCACGGAGCTGCGACTGGAGTCCGCTCGACTGGATCGGCTGCCTCGTCGATTCGACAAGCTGAGCGCTGCGCTGCGCGGCTTGGATTGTATCGGCAACGCCCGTTTCACGATCCGCACTCAGCCTCAACAGCCCGTGCAGTGGCAGGTTCACGGCAACATCGACGACGGCCGTTTCGAACATCCGCACCTGGCGCTGACAGCGCAAAAAATCAGCGGTCAGTTTTCACTGAGCCATCAGGGAGCCCGCTTTGAAGACGTGCAGGCTTATGTCGATGGGGCCTTGTTTCGTGGGGATGCGACGCTGGCGGAATTGCGTTGGCCCTGTGAGCTGCATTGCAACTTGGCGGCTAGCAACCTGCTGCTGGATCAACGACTGAGGGCCGCGTTGCCGTTGTCGATGCGGATGCAATGGGATCGTTTGCAGCCTTCAGGACTGGTCGACGTGTCGGCGGCGTTCACTCATCAAGCCAACCGCTGGTCAACCTCCGCGACGGTGCAAAGCAAGGGCGTGAACGTCCGCTTCGACCGCTTTCCCTACCCAGTACGCAATCTAAACGGCACCATTCAATTCGACGATGGCGTCGTCCGCTGCAAAGAGTTGTTCGGCACGGTGGATGGCCAGCCGATGCAATGTCAGATGCGGTTAGCGCCGCGCGGCAGCGGCGTGCCGCAATGGTTCCGCATGTCGGTCGACGGATCGATCGCCATCAACGATGCCTTGGTCGGTGCCCTGACGCCGCGCAACGAACTGCCCAGCAAGCTGGAAACTTTTGTCCGATCGCTGTCGCCCAGCGGCGGAGTACGGGTGGCCGGGGCGGAGCTTCAAATCGATCCGCAGGGGAACAAGTCACAGCGAATCGATCTCCGGTTCGAAGACGCGCAACTGCGTTACGACGGATTTCCGTATCCTTTGTATGGCGTCCACGGTCAGGTGCTGGTTGAAGACGACACTACGCGGCTGGTGAATTTTGTGGCCGAGAATGGGGACACCGCGTCGATCGCCTGCGATGGGACGTACCGCACAACGCCCGAAGGCGGCGAATTGGGATTGCAGTTTGTCGGTCGCAGCGTGCCACTCGATCGCACGCTGCGAGCCGCCCTGCCGGCTTCGTCCCAGCTGACCTGGGATGCTCTGGCACCGGTCGGTGTGCTGGAACAGATCTCGGTGGCGGTGACCAAAACGCCGGAGCACGCCGAGCCTGAATTACAGATCGCCGCGTCGCTGGGCGCAGCGCCCGGTGTGTCGCATAACACCGTCAGCGTGCGGCCCAACGCCCTGCCCTACCGCATGGATTTGGTGGCCGGGAAAGTTCTGTATGCCGACGGCCAGGTGCGGTTGGAGCAACTTGACGGCCGGCACGATGGCACTCGCCTGGCCGCCAATGGAACCTGCGTGGAAGCCAAAGACGGACGCTGGCGACTGGACATGAACGTGCTGAGCGGAAGTCGAATGACGGTGGACGCCGAACTGATTTCGTCGCTGCCGCCAGAGGTTCAGGGCGTCTGCCAGCGATTGCAGCTTCGCGGACCGCTGGGGCTGCGCGGGACGACTTCCCTGCTGCTTCCCAATGACGAATTTCCCCAGCCCGAGTCCCGGTTTGATCTGAGCATCCAGTTGGAAGGGAATCGCATTGGCGACGTCGGGCCGGTGCGTGACATCCGCGGAGAGCTGTCCATCCGCGGCTTGCAAAACGTCGAGGGCGTGACCGCCGACGGGACGGCTCAACTGGATTCCATGCACTATCAAGACATTCAACTGACCGGCGTGCACGGGCCCTTCGCCATTCGTGGCGACCAATTGTTGTTGGGAGCGATCAATCCAGCTTTGCCAGATGGACAAAACTTTCAACCGCTGGCCGGCAATGTGTTCGGCGGCCAGTTCACGCTCTCCGGGACCCTCGGTCTGGCAACCAGTCAATATGACGTGTTCGCCTCGTTGGCTAATGCCGACGTGCCGGCCTTGCTGTCGGAATTTCAGCAGCCTCAATCGGGCATGACCGGTCGGGTATCCGGCGAAGTGCAGTTGGAAGGGGCGTTGGGAGCCACGCATTTGCTCAAGGGCGTGGGGCAGGCGAAGCTGAGCGGTGCGAACTTGTATCAGCTGCCGCAGATTGTCCAGCTGTTGACCCAGTTGCGGGTCACGCCGGGAGAAGACGTCGCGTTTACCGATGGAAAGACGCAATTCACTTTATCTGGCGACCAGATCGCGTTTAGTCAGCTACAATTGTGGGGGGACCTGGTGGCGCTGCATGGCAGTGGTACGGTCAGCCGAATGAGGGATGTGGATCTGACGTTTAACACACGTGTTAGTCCACAGAATTCGTGGAGTCGATTGATCCGACCGTTGGACAGCCAGCGGTACACGTTGTGGACCATCAACGTTCAAGGGCCCATCGATGCGCCGAATATTGAACGACGCACCCTGGACGGTGTTAGCGAAACCTTGGAACGCTTATTCCCGGGCATGGGCCTGGACAATATTTCCCAAAAAGCTCGCTCGACGTTTGGAAAGACTCGTTAG
- a CDS encoding DUF1559 domain-containing protein — MRPFALQRRTHGFTLIELLVVLAVIGILMALLLPAVQAVREAARRTQCANNLHQMGLALHNYHDSLGRFPAGLIESNGMLWSGSLLPYLEAQPVTGSLAESVNWTTATNMLALQTAFPTFRCPSSAAPRRMDHGVPDRVPATYLGVASGTVNRESGPFPTLYDTPQDGVFYRNSRVAMRDVIDGTSQTAAIGETLVELSVEGIDHQGINQVLDHWCVGTPTFAPNELSEALGSTAAPLGVADSHDPEIFVDDKELSYTSRHSDGAQMLFVDGRIQWISDQIDATIWRAVGTKAGGEVIGEF, encoded by the coding sequence ATGCGTCCTTTTGCACTGCAGCGTCGCACGCACGGCTTCACGTTGATCGAATTACTTGTGGTGTTGGCGGTGATCGGTATTCTGATGGCGTTGTTACTGCCGGCGGTTCAAGCCGTTCGCGAAGCGGCTCGTCGTACCCAGTGCGCCAACAACCTGCATCAGATGGGGCTCGCGCTGCACAACTATCACGACAGTCTGGGGCGTTTCCCAGCGGGGCTGATCGAAAGCAACGGGATGTTATGGAGCGGATCGCTGTTGCCCTATCTTGAAGCCCAACCGGTCACGGGCTCCCTGGCGGAATCGGTTAACTGGACCACCGCCACTAACATGCTGGCTTTACAAACCGCCTTCCCAACCTTTCGTTGCCCTTCTTCGGCTGCACCACGCCGCATGGATCACGGCGTTCCGGACCGCGTCCCGGCAACCTACCTGGGCGTCGCCTCGGGAACGGTGAATCGCGAAAGCGGCCCGTTCCCCACGCTGTACGATACGCCTCAGGACGGCGTGTTTTATCGCAACAGCCGCGTAGCGATGCGAGACGTCATCGACGGCACCAGCCAGACCGCGGCGATCGGCGAGACGCTGGTCGAGCTGTCAGTTGAGGGAATCGACCACCAAGGCATCAATCAAGTGCTCGACCACTGGTGCGTGGGGACGCCCACGTTTGCGCCCAACGAGCTCAGTGAAGCCTTGGGCAGCACGGCCGCTCCGCTAGGCGTTGCCGACTCACACGATCCGGAAATCTTTGTCGATGACAAAGAATTAAGTTACACAAGCCGGCACTCCGACGGAGCACAGATGCTGTTCGTCGATGGGCGGATCCAATGGATATCCGACCAAATTGATGCGACCATTTGGCGAGCGGTAGGCACCAAAGCCGGCGGGGAAGTGATCGGCGAATTCTAA
- a CDS encoding 3-hydroxyacyl-ACP dehydratase FabZ family protein → MGTSDFIIDPAILNFDAPLAGIEEIRKYNPQRHEMEQLSAILHEATDIQACAAYKQLSDEEFWVRGHMPGMPLMPGVMILEASAQLASYFTQKYDLLGAAMVGFGGLDNVRFRGVVTPGDRLVVMVRLDRVRRGRMIVASFQGVVDGQLVAEGVLRGIPIPVEAINAQMSKS, encoded by the coding sequence GTGGGAACATCCGACTTCATCATCGACCCTGCAATACTCAACTTTGACGCGCCGCTGGCGGGAATCGAAGAGATACGCAAGTACAATCCCCAGCGCCATGAAATGGAACAGCTGTCGGCGATTCTGCACGAAGCGACCGACATCCAGGCCTGCGCAGCGTACAAGCAACTGAGTGACGAGGAGTTCTGGGTCCGCGGCCATATGCCGGGCATGCCGCTGATGCCAGGGGTCATGATCCTGGAAGCCTCCGCCCAGCTGGCCAGTTATTTCACACAAAAATACGACTTGCTGGGAGCCGCCATGGTCGGCTTTGGCGGGCTGGATAACGTTCGCTTTCGCGGCGTCGTGACGCCGGGAGATCGGCTGGTTGTGATGGTCCGCCTGGACCGTGTCCGCCGCGGGCGCATGATCGTGGCCTCGTTTCAAGGCGTGGTCGACGGCCAGTTGGTCGCCGAAGGTGTGCTGCGAGGAATCCCGATTCCCGTCGAAGCCATCAACGCCCAGATGTCCAAAAGCTAG
- a CDS encoding 50S ribosomal protein bL37, producing the protein MAKPHHKVKKANHGKRPANAKARKARRKKLKT; encoded by the coding sequence ATGGCAAAGCCACATCATAAAGTCAAAAAAGCCAACCATGGCAAACGTCCCGCCAACGCGAAAGCCCGTAAAGCTCGCCGCAAAAAGCTGAAAACCTAG
- a CDS encoding NRDE family protein codes for MCLLAVQYRLVPESPILVAANREEYYDRPSVPPSIQSGKPRVLCGIDQRGGGTWLGVNQNGLFVGLCNRATAMPMFGQRSRGLLGLDLLRCGSAKKALDKALSELENTRYEGVNICIADAKDGWVVHVDEQTDVVELREGLNIIGARDVNDPTDERVQMARRLLTLQMLDSPVKFLAVASKVFARAPTGPGRPSMVIRGKEHGTVSSTLIALGVKPRDAIYQFANGAPDQSKFEDYSPMLRDILSRGLREARTKVRA; via the coding sequence ATGTGCTTACTCGCTGTGCAGTACCGGCTGGTTCCGGAAAGTCCGATTTTGGTCGCGGCGAATCGTGAGGAATATTACGATCGCCCCAGTGTGCCACCCTCCATCCAATCGGGAAAGCCGCGGGTTCTCTGCGGTATTGACCAACGCGGTGGCGGGACCTGGTTGGGCGTCAATCAGAATGGTTTATTTGTTGGCCTGTGTAACCGCGCCACGGCGATGCCGATGTTTGGTCAGCGGTCGCGAGGGCTGCTCGGGTTGGATCTGTTGCGTTGCGGGTCGGCCAAAAAAGCCCTCGATAAAGCCCTCTCCGAATTGGAGAATACCCGCTACGAAGGCGTGAACATCTGTATTGCCGATGCTAAAGACGGCTGGGTCGTGCACGTTGACGAACAGACCGATGTGGTGGAGCTGCGCGAGGGCCTGAATATCATTGGCGCCCGCGACGTGAACGATCCCACCGACGAACGCGTGCAGATGGCTCGCCGCCTGCTGACCCTGCAAATGCTCGATTCGCCGGTGAAATTCCTGGCGGTAGCCAGCAAAGTGTTCGCCCGCGCCCCCACCGGACCAGGGCGGCCGAGCATGGTGATTCGCGGCAAGGAGCACGGTACGGTCAGCAGCACGCTGATCGCTCTGGGCGTCAAACCCCGCGATGCGATCTATCAGTTCGCCAACGGCGCGCCGGATCAGTCGAAGTTTGAAGATTATTCGCCGATGCTTCGCGATATCCTCAGCCGCGGCCTGCGTGAAGCGCGAACCAAGGTCCGCGCTTAA
- a CDS encoding FliM/FliN family flagellar motor switch protein: MSPSTANYRSRVLNLKAPVSVTLARKRVALSGVLDIVPGTMLTFEKTCDELLELEVGGHPIATGEAVKVGDKFGLRIRTLGRPQTE; encoded by the coding sequence ATGAGCCCATCCACCGCCAATTACCGTAGTCGCGTGTTGAACCTGAAAGCCCCGGTATCGGTGACGCTGGCCCGCAAACGCGTGGCCCTCAGCGGAGTCCTGGACATCGTTCCCGGGACGATGCTGACCTTCGAAAAAACCTGTGACGAGCTGCTGGAGCTGGAGGTGGGAGGCCATCCGATCGCCACCGGAGAAGCGGTCAAAGTGGGGGACAAATTCGGCCTCCGCATCCGCACCCTCGGCCGCCCCCAAACCGAGTAA
- a CDS encoding serine/threonine-protein kinase, translated as MELRLTQSAPKNLSAPRTVGIWRLVARIHQGPWTELYLAQPADATGSPRCDYVLKIARKPMQEQPEGAMQIRAEVAAASDASHPNLIPVLDASLSASQPYCVMPRIEGDTLEYRLERSQPQPIPVSLWWCRQSVQALAALHAAGWLHRDLKPSNLMISDRGHVTVLDLGFAVRHRTLHDPVFRGTPEFAAPELLAGQGMLSASADIFALGKVMQRLIPAESQPPEPVQQLLQLMTRPNPQDRPTAAQLVDQLLKLEIETLGRHILPSAHSQAA; from the coding sequence ATGGAGTTACGATTGACCCAATCGGCCCCCAAAAACCTCTCCGCACCTCGCACCGTCGGCATCTGGCGGCTGGTCGCGCGGATCCATCAAGGACCTTGGACCGAACTGTATTTAGCCCAGCCCGCCGACGCGACGGGCAGCCCCCGCTGCGACTATGTGCTTAAAATCGCCCGCAAACCGATGCAGGAACAACCCGAGGGGGCGATGCAGATTCGCGCCGAAGTGGCTGCGGCCTCTGATGCTTCACACCCCAATCTGATTCCCGTGCTCGACGCCTCGTTGTCGGCCAGTCAGCCGTACTGCGTTATGCCTCGGATCGAAGGCGATACCTTGGAGTACCGTCTGGAGCGTTCGCAGCCGCAGCCGATTCCGGTATCGCTGTGGTGGTGTCGGCAATCGGTCCAAGCCCTGGCTGCATTGCATGCCGCCGGCTGGCTGCATCGCGACCTCAAACCTTCGAATTTGATGATCAGCGACCGCGGGCACGTGACGGTGCTGGATTTAGGGTTTGCGGTTAGGCACCGCACCCTGCACGATCCCGTGTTCCGTGGCACCCCCGAGTTTGCGGCTCCGGAACTGTTGGCCGGTCAGGGGATGCTGAGTGCGAGTGCGGATATCTTTGCGTTGGGGAAGGTGATGCAGCGTCTGATTCCCGCCGAGAGCCAACCGCCGGAACCGGTGCAGCAGCTGTTGCAGCTGATGACCCGACCCAATCCACAGGATCGCCCCACCGCCGCTCAGCTGGTCGACCAATTGCTGAAGCTGGAAATCGAAACCCTGGGCCGTCACATCCTGCCCAGCGCCCACTCCCAAGCGGCCTGA
- a CDS encoding substrate-binding domain-containing protein: MPIHHPSIALLLLTMLVCPIGCGRSAPGPGANATAVGSNTGSNANSQDRFPLEAGQYTVLGIMTDRQDNSLAKGNVESTLLQHPDVDCLVGLWSANTPAILAALDASDKTEPPQVVGFDEHDDTLKGIREGKVYGTIVQQPYAFGFRSVEFLTAIARGGEVPVPESGRIYIPYREITADNVQQFSDEVHAMNAGNGPVLDSMAEMGEGEQPVSVAFITNGTDPFWTLADKGCQKAAEHFQVEVEFQPPSTSTIEAQKRLLESNVVKQFDGIAISPIDPENQVAMINEACQAMPVICHDSDAPDSDRLFYLGTSNYMAGRAAGRMIKQAIPDGGKVMMFVGLMEVLNAQERSQGVIDELADKPIPEIYQGAE; this comes from the coding sequence ATGCCCATTCACCATCCATCCATTGCCCTGCTGCTGTTGACGATGCTTGTTTGTCCCATCGGATGCGGTCGTTCCGCGCCCGGTCCCGGCGCCAATGCCACGGCCGTGGGCAGTAACACGGGCAGCAACGCCAACTCCCAAGATCGCTTTCCGCTGGAAGCCGGCCAATACACGGTGCTGGGAATCATGACGGACCGCCAGGACAATTCCTTGGCCAAGGGCAACGTCGAATCGACTCTGCTGCAGCACCCCGACGTCGATTGCTTGGTAGGCCTGTGGAGCGCTAACACGCCGGCCATCCTCGCGGCCCTAGACGCCTCCGACAAGACCGAGCCTCCGCAGGTGGTCGGATTCGATGAGCACGACGACACACTCAAAGGCATTCGCGAAGGCAAGGTGTATGGCACCATCGTCCAACAACCCTACGCGTTCGGCTTCCGTTCGGTGGAGTTCCTCACTGCCATCGCTCGCGGTGGCGAAGTCCCTGTTCCCGAGTCGGGCCGCATCTATATTCCTTACCGCGAGATCACTGCCGATAACGTCCAGCAGTTTTCCGATGAAGTCCACGCCATGAACGCCGGCAACGGTCCCGTCCTCGACTCCATGGCCGAGATGGGTGAAGGCGAGCAACCCGTTTCGGTGGCCTTCATCACCAACGGCACCGACCCGTTCTGGACTCTGGCCGATAAGGGCTGCCAAAAGGCGGCTGAACATTTTCAGGTCGAAGTGGAATTCCAGCCCCCCAGCACCTCGACGATCGAGGCGCAAAAGCGGTTGTTAGAGTCCAATGTGGTCAAACAATTTGACGGGATCGCGATTAGCCCCATCGACCCGGAGAACCAAGTCGCCATGATTAACGAAGCCTGCCAGGCGATGCCGGTGATCTGCCACGACAGCGACGCTCCGGATAGCGACCGTTTGTTCTACCTGGGAACCAGCAACTACATGGCCGGACGCGCCGCCGGGCGGATGATCAAACAAGCGATCCCCGATGGAGGTAAAGTCATGATGTTCGTCGGCCTGATGGAAGTGCTCAACGCCCAAGAGCGCAGTCAGGGCGTGATCGATGAACTGGCAGACAAACCGATTCCGGAAATTTACCAAGGAGCCGAGTAA